One Rosa chinensis cultivar Old Blush chromosome 5, RchiOBHm-V2, whole genome shotgun sequence genomic region harbors:
- the LOC112202648 gene encoding probable LRR receptor-like serine/threonine-protein kinase At3g47570: MVVFNMSSLTTLTFFGNNLTGSLPDNICQYLPSIQTLSLSKNQLVGPLSSKWSQCKQLLSLELGMNTFSGSIPTNIANLTQIQQIVLRTNYLTGTIPHEIGYLPNLEALSLGTNNLNGVIPFPIFNISTITLLDLTANDLLGSLPTNIGLELPNLLELYLGGNKLSGVIPKSISNASQLTIIDLGENFLSGFIPSTLCTLTKLEVLSLYQNNLTLDTSIPDVDILSCLPNLKKLVEFQIINNPLNAKLPISFWNFSTSLHIVKLGNCKMRGNIPNEIGHLSSLIHLDLGENELSGPVPTSMGRLQNLQILDLSGNELQGHIPDELCQLNHLGELSLYGNQLSGSIPSCLGNLTATLRNLLLGSNMLNLSIPSTLWRLTDILELDLSSNSLIGPVSEGVGNLKVATLIELSNNQFSGSIPNSIGSLQNLVHLSLANNNLQGLIPSSVGKSISLEFLDLSINNLSGVIPKSLESLSYLKYLNLSFNKLKGEIPTGGPFKNFSAQSFVSNHGLCGASQFHVPPCKRKTSRSILKYVIPGILSPMLLLTILIWMVMLCRKKDVEAPTETALLAQLEWKRVSYKEIASATNGFNLRNLLGRGAFGSVYRGRLSDGIDVAIKVFNSETERAFTSFEVECEMLSNLRHRNLVKVISCCSEIDFKALILGFMPNGSLEKWLYSQNCSLNMRQRLDIMIDVASALEYLHHGYDVSIVHCDLKPSNILLDDEMGAHVSDFGIAKFLNGGDSMTQTMTLATIGYMAPEYGMEGKVSRKGDVYSFGIVVMETFTRRNPTDEMFVGDMSLKQWVANSLYQDAIVDVVDAKLLGTEEDHDFVGKRECLSSIMTLALGCSAESPEERINMQEALATLNKIKIKLIKEVPGSMLPKK; encoded by the exons ATGGTTGTCTTCAACATGTCGTCTTTAACAACTTTGACTTTCTTTGGAAACAACTTGACTGGTAGTCTTCCGGACAATATATGTCAATATCTTCCGAGCATTCAAACCTTGAGTTTGTCAAAAAACCAACTTGTCGGTCCACTCTCATCCAAATGGTCGCAATGCAAACAACTTCTTTCATTAGAATTGGGGATGAATACTTTCAGTGGAAGCATACCCACCAATATTGCCAATTTAACCCAAATACAGCAGATTGTCCTTCGCACAAACTATTTGACAG GTACTATACCACATGAGATTGGTTATCTTCCGAATTTGGAGGCATTGAGCCTCGGAACTAATAATCTCAATGGCGTCATCCCATttccaattttcaatatttccaCTATAACATTATTAGATCTTACTGCTAATGATCTCTTAGGTAGCCTCCCAACAAATATAGGCCTTGAGCTTCCAAACCTACTAGAGCTCTATCTAGGAGGAAATAAACTCAGCGGAGTAATCCCCAAGTCCATCTCCAATGCTTCTCAGCTCACGATCATAGATCTGGGAGAAAACTTCCTTTCCGGCTTTATTCCTAGCACGCTATGTACCTTAACAAAGCTTGAGGTGCTTTCCTTATACCAGAATAATTTAACCCTTGATACTTCTATTCCAGATGTAGATATTCTCTCTTGTCTGCCAAATCTTAAAAAATTGGTAGAATTCCAAATCATAAACAATCCATTAAATGCCAAACTTCCGATTTCCTTTTGGAATTTCTCTACATCACTTCACATTGTCAAACTAGGGAATTGCAAAATGAGAGGTAACATCCCCAATGAGATAGGCCACTTGAGCAGCTTGATACACTTAGATCTGGGAGAAAATGAACTAAGTGGACCAGTTCCGACCTCAATGGGAAGATTGCAAAACCTCCAAATTTTGGATTTGAGTGGTAACGAATTGCAAGGACACATTCCAGATGAGCTTTGTCAACTGAACCATCTTGGTGAGTTATCATTGTATGGGAATCAACTTTCAGGTTCAATACCTTCATGCTTGGGTAATCTAACCGCAACCCTAAGAAATCTATTATTAGGGTCTAATATGTTGAATCTCTCAATACCATCTACCTTGTGGAGACTCACAGATATCTTGGAATTAGACTTATCATCCAATTCACTAATTGGACCTGTCTCGGAAGGTGTTGGTAATTTGAAAGTTGCCACCCTTATAGAGTTATCAAACAACCAATTCTCTGGTAGTATACCAAACAGCATTGGGAGCCTTCAGAATTTGGTCCATCTCTCTTTGGCAAATAATAATTTACAAGGACTAATTCCAAGTTCAGTTGGCAAGTCGATCAGCTTGGAATTTTTGGATTTATCCATAAACAATTTGTCAGGAGTGATTCCCAAGTCTCTTGAATCACTCTCATATCTCAAGTATCTGAATTTGTCTTTCAATAAACTCAAAGGAGAAATTCCAACAGGCGGACCTTTCAAAAACTTTTCTGCTCAATCTTTTGTTTCGAACCATGGACTCTGTGGTGCATCCCAATTTCATGTTCCACCATGTAAAAGGAAAACTAGCAGATCTATCTTGAAATATGTCATTCCAGGGATCTTGTCACCGATGCTTCTTTTGACCATCTTAATTTGGATGGTCATGTTATGCAGAAAAAAGGATGTGGAAGCTCCAACAGAGACTGCTCTTTTGGCTCAACTTGAATGGAAAAGAGTTTCATACAAAGAAATTGCTAGTGCGACAAATGGATTCAATCTAAGAAACTTACTTGGGAGGGGGGCTTTTGGTTCAGTGTATAGAGGAAGACTGTCAGATGGAATAGATGTTGCTATAAAGGTTTTTAATTCAGAGACAGAAAGGGCATTTACAAGTTTTGAGGTTGAATGTGAAATGCTAAGCAATCTTCGTCACCGAAATCTTGTCAAAGTCATTAGTTGCTGCAGTGAAATTGATTTCAAAGCTCTTATACTGGGTTTCATGCCTAATGGGAGCTTGGAAAAGTGGTTGTATTCTCAGAATTGTTCTTTGAACATGCGGCAGAGGTTGGATATAATGATAGATGTTGCATCGGCACTGGAGTATCTCCATCATGGTTATGATGTATCTATTGTCCATTGTGATTTGAAGCCAAGCAATATACTACTAGATGATGAAATGGGTGCACATGTTTCTGATTTTGGCATTGCAAAATTCCTAAATGGAGGAGATTCTATGACTCAAACCATGACCCTAGCCACAATTGGGTATATGGCTCCAG agtATGGAATGGAAGGAAAAGTTTCGAGAAAGGGGGATGTGTATAGTTTTGGTATTGTAGTAATGGAAACATTCACAAGAAGGAATCCAACAGATGAAATGTTTGTTGGGGATATGAGTTTAAAGCAATGGGTTGCGAATTCACTATATCAAGATGCAATAGTTGATGTTGTTGATGCCAAGCTACTTGGGACAGAGGAAGATCATGATTTTGTGGGCAAGAGAGAATGTTTATCATCCATTATGACATTAGCTCTTGGTTGTTCAGCAGAATCACCAGAAGAGAGGATAAATATGCAAGAGGCTCTAGCCACACTCAATAAAATCAAGATCAAGCTTATAAAGGAAGTTCCAGGAAGTATGCTTCCAAAGAAGTGA
- the LOC112167742 gene encoding metacaspase-1 codes for MFMPVSCSNCNTYLQLPTGSQIVCCSRCILRFAYSRCPPPPPPPRRSYSFSSSSYNNRRPSLSYAFSFFSYNNRPPPPSRLPCQRKRAVICGINYKGMGKNMELEGCINDAIAMQNLLVREFKFPESSIRMLTEKGGHQPPTKINLTIALRWLVQDCQAGDSLVFYFAGHGDQQPNNTGDEVDELDEILLPLDYETKGVIVDDEINEMIVRPIPAGVKLHAIVDACHSGTVLDLPFLCKIDKSGQRWFWKDQRRPQKAGVWKGTKGGEVISFSGCNDHQCAVEKTIPRGAMTWAFVDAIDRGCGNTYGNLLIAMRSTVRKDCIDTDSAIQEPQLTSSEVFDVFTRPFSL; via the coding sequence ATGTTCATGCCTGTAAGCTGCTCAAACTGCAACACATATCTGCAGTTACCTACAGGTTCTCAGATTGTATGCTGCTCCAGATGCATATTGCGCTTTGCCTACTCAAgatgtcctcctcctcctcctcctcctcgccgGTCATACtccttctcctcttcctcctacAACAACCGCCGTCCTTCCCTGTCATATGCCTTCTCCTTTTTCTCGTACAACAACCGCCCTCCTCCGCCTTCTCGGTTGCCTTGCCAACGCAAGCGAGCCGTGATATGTGGCATAAATTATAAGGGAATGGGGAAGAACATGGAGCTCGAGGGCTGCATTAATGATGCGATTGCAATGCAGAATTTGCTAGTCAGGGAGTTCAAATTCCCTGAGTCTTCCATTCGCATGCTCACTGAAAAAGGAGGTCATCAGCCTCCTACCAAAATAAATTTAACGATAGCACTGCGTTGGCTTGTGCAAGATTGTCAAGCAGGGGATTCGTTGGTGTTTTATTTTGCCGGTCATGGTGATCAACAGCCCAACAACACAGGAGACGAGGTGGACGAACTAGACGAGATACTTTTGCCCTTAGACTACGAGACTAAGGGAGTGATCGTTGATGATGAGATCAATGAAATGATTGTCAGACCTATTCCGGCCGGTGTCAAGCTCCATGCTATTGTGGATGCTTGCCACAGTGGTACTGTTCTTGATTTGCCATTTCTCTGCAAAATAGACAAAAGCGGCCAGAGGTGGTTCTGGAAGGACCAAAGACGACCTCAAAAAGCTGGTGTTTGGAAAGGAACGAAAGGTGGAGAGGTCATTTCCTTTAGTGGATGTAATGATCACCAGTGTGCTGTAGAGAAAACAATCCCACGGGGTGCCATGACTTGGGCTTTCGTCGATGCCATTGATCGTGGGTGTGGAAATACATATGGCAACTTGTTAATTGCAATGCGATCTACCGTCCGTAAGGATTGTATTGATACGGATTCCGCCATACAAGAACCACAACTAACTTCAAGTGAAGTATTTGATGTGTTCACAAGGCCTTTCTCACTATAG